A portion of the Bifidobacterium sp. ESL0800 genome contains these proteins:
- the tsaD gene encoding tRNA (adenosine(37)-N6)-threonylcarbamoyltransferase complex transferase subunit TsaD, translating into MSEPTVLGIESTCDETAAAIVRGRTLVSNVVASSMEEHARYGGVIPEIASRAHAEAFVPVVSKALADANMELSDVDAIAVSAGPGLAGCLAVGVSGAKALAWAANKPIYGINHVIGHIAVTQLQFGPFPKDTLALIVSGGHTSLLHVEDVARHVDVVGTTLDDAAGECFDKVARLLGFPYPGGPHIDRHGQLGDPHAIKVPQGLTKGKAGKEHPYDFSFSGVKTAVARWVEAQQAAGKQIPVDDVCASLADSVATVLANKAMHGCEEYGSKTLIVGGGFSANSQLRAKLLEVGKEHGVEVRIPQIKLCTDNGAMVAMLGVNLVEAGVRPSAPDFPIDSAMPMNIISV; encoded by the coding sequence ATGAGCGAACCGACAGTACTGGGCATCGAATCGACCTGTGACGAGACCGCGGCGGCCATCGTGCGCGGACGCACGCTGGTCTCCAACGTCGTCGCCTCCTCGATGGAGGAACACGCACGATACGGCGGCGTGATTCCCGAGATCGCCTCTCGCGCGCACGCCGAAGCCTTCGTACCCGTGGTCTCAAAGGCACTGGCCGACGCGAATATGGAGCTTTCCGATGTCGACGCCATCGCGGTTTCGGCGGGTCCCGGCCTGGCCGGCTGCCTTGCCGTAGGCGTTTCCGGGGCCAAGGCCTTGGCGTGGGCCGCCAACAAGCCGATCTACGGCATCAACCACGTCATCGGCCACATCGCCGTCACCCAGCTGCAGTTCGGCCCGTTCCCGAAAGACACGTTGGCGCTTATCGTCTCCGGCGGCCATACCTCGTTGCTGCACGTCGAAGACGTCGCCCGTCATGTGGATGTGGTCGGCACCACGCTGGACGACGCCGCGGGGGAGTGCTTCGACAAGGTCGCGCGTCTGCTTGGCTTCCCCTACCCGGGAGGCCCTCATATCGACCGGCACGGCCAGTTGGGCGACCCGCACGCCATCAAGGTGCCGCAGGGGCTCACCAAGGGCAAGGCCGGCAAGGAGCACCCCTATGACTTCAGCTTTTCCGGCGTCAAAACGGCCGTGGCTCGTTGGGTAGAGGCCCAGCAGGCGGCGGGCAAGCAAATTCCGGTCGATGACGTCTGCGCCTCGCTGGCGGATTCCGTGGCTACAGTTCTGGCCAACAAGGCCATGCATGGCTGCGAGGAATACGGTTCCAAGACGCTGATCGTCGGAGGCGGCTTCTCCGCCAATTCCCAACTGCGTGCCAAGCTGCTCGAGGTGGGTAAGGAGCATGGCGTCGAAGTCCGTATCCCGCAGATCAAACTGTGCACCGACAACGGCGCGATGGTCGCGATGCTGGGCGTCAACCTCGTCGAGGCCGGCGTGCGTCCCTCCGCTCCCGATTTCCCCATCGACTCGGCCATGCCCATGAACATCATCAGCGTGTGA